From one Mytilus edulis chromosome 1, xbMytEdul2.2, whole genome shotgun sequence genomic stretch:
- the LOC139520625 gene encoding uncharacterized protein codes for MREAHPESGAATRQTFLNTSNRLWRKKVMPLLGFNPAKHEGTFGGSFKEQIYLSTLPECCFDLVIDIINSHEAGLLHQSNRKETTIKPGLFRHLVSVKSEVVVHRHLSQLNSGLVNLPEFRQQTKNIKVQSQSQNTTSNGPTVRRLQNEILRLKSRVEELEELVERNQIPDQDVYEFEDTDFSLREQDVEDTIQNEELELDVIPDTPTGSQVRTIPETPSTSKATSSRKRNKEGELLNILDRLREV; via the exons ATGAGAGAGGCTCATCCAGAATCAGGTGCAGCAACAAGACAAACTTTTTTAAACACCTCTAACAGACTGTGGAGAAAGAAGGTGATGCCTCTTTTAGGCTTCAACCCAGCAAAGCAT GAAGGTACGTTTGGTGGTTCTTTCAAGGAACAGATTTACCTGTCAACCCTCCCAGAGTGCTGTTTTGACCTGGTTATAGATATAATCAACTCCCATGAAGCTGGTTTGCTGCACCAATCCAATAGAAAAGAGACTACCATCAAACCAGGACTTTTCAGACATCTTGTCAGCGTCAAATCTGAAGTAGTAGTTCACAGACATCTAAGTCAACTGAATAGCGGACTAGTCAATCTGCCAGAGTTTCGTCAACAGACCAAAAATATAAAG GTTCAGTCTCAGAGTCAAAACACCACATCAAATGGACCAACAGTGAGGCGTTTACAG aaTGAGATTCTCCGGCTCAAGTCCAGAGTTGAAGAGTTGGAAGAGTTGGTTGAAAGAAATCAAATACCAGATcag GATGTGTATGAATTTGAAGACACTGACTTCTCACTCAGAGAACAAGATGTGGAGGATACAATTCAG aatgAAGAGTTGGAGTTGGATGTCATTCCTGATACACCAACAGGTTCACAAGTTCGAACTATTCCAGAAACACCATCCACTTCTAAG GCAACCAGTagcagaaaaagaaacaaagaaggaGAGCTTCTAAACATCCTTGACAGACTGCGTGAGGTATGA
- the LOC139514859 gene encoding uncharacterized protein — MREAHPESGAATRQTFLNTSNRLWRKKVMPLLGFNPAKHEGTFGGSFKEQIYLSTLPECCFDLVIDIINSHEAGLLHQSNRKETTIKPGLFRHLVSVKSEVVVHRHLSQLNSGLVNLPEFRQQTKNIKVQSQSQNTTSNGPTVRRLQNEILRLKSRVEELEELVERNQIPDQDVYEFEDTDFSLREQDVEDTIQNEELELDVIPDTPTGSQVRTIPETPSTSKATSSRKRNKEGELLNILDRLRERAEKTQEDEQTEEIQVYSKGEKVSAYYTIDKKWYDAVITAVLKEGYRIKYVLDGFREVIKDTALLKKM; from the exons ATGAGAGAGGCTCATCCAGAATCAGGTGCAGCAACAAGACAAACTTTTTTAAACACCTCTAACAGACTGTGGAGAAAGAAGGTGATGCCTCTTTTAGGCTTCAACCCAGCAAAGCAT GAAGGTACGTTTGGTGGTTCTTTCAAGGAACAGATTTACCTGTCAACCCTCCCAGAGTGCTGTTTTGACCTGGTTATAGATATAATCAACTCCCATGAAGCTGGTTTGCTGCACCAATCCAATAGAAAAGAGACTACCATCAAACCAGGACTTTTCAGACATCTTGTCAGCGTCAAATCTGAAGTAGTAGTTCACAGACATCTAAGTCAACTGAATAGCGGACTAGTCAATCTGCCAGAGTTTCGTCAACAGACCAAAAATATAAAG GTTCAGTCTCAGAGTCAAAACACCACATCAAATGGACCAACAGTGAGGCGTTTACAG aaTGAGATTCTCCGGCTCAAGTCCAGAGTTGAAGAGTTGGAAGAGTTGGTTGAAAGAAATCAAATACCAGATcag GATGTGTATGAATTTGAAGACACTGACTTCTCACTCAGAGAACAAGATGTGGAGGATACAATTCAG aatgAAGAGTTGGAGTTGGATGTCATTCCTGATACACCAACAGGTTCACAAGTTCGAACTATTCCAGAAACACCATCCACTTCTAAG GCAACCAGTagcagaaaaagaaacaaagaaggaGAGCTTCTAAACATCCTTGACAGACTGCGTGAG cGAGCTGAAAAAACACAAGAAGATGAGCAGACAGAAGAAATTCAg gtTTATTCCAAAGGGGAAAAGGTGTCTGCCTATTATACCATTGATAAGAAATGGTATGATGCTGTTATAACTGCAGTTTTAAAAGAGG gcTATCGCATCAAATATGTGTTAGATGGGTTTAGAGAAGTGATCAAGGACACTGCATTGTTGAAGAAAAtgtga